Proteins encoded in a region of the Triticum dicoccoides isolate Atlit2015 ecotype Zavitan chromosome 3A, WEW_v2.0, whole genome shotgun sequence genome:
- the LOC119269092 gene encoding PLASMODESMATA CALLOSE-BINDING PROTEIN 3-like: MMRSPVFLLLLLLAVSIRGSEAEWCVCRSDANETALQETLDYACGQGADCAPVGTGGSCHSPDSVAAHCSYAVNSYYQRNSQTKGATCDFGGTATLSSADPSSGTCKYPATASAAGTSTGNGTATGTGTGTNSSSPGSTNPATPGMGGSFTTPIGSASGPTASIIGPESSGFAAAAAAFAGVRGLVGVAVASVLAF, from the exons ATGATGCGGAGTCCGGTGTTCTTGCTGCTGCTCTTGCTGGCCGTGTCCATCAGGGGATCAG AGGCGGAGTGGTGCGTGTGCAGGTCGGACGCGAACGAGACGGCGCTGCAGGAGACGCTGGACTACGCGTGCGGGCAGGGCGCGGACTGCGCGCCGGTGGGCACGGGAGGGAGCTGCCACAGCCCCGACTCGGTGGCGGCGCACTGCTCCTACGCCGTCAACAGCTACTACCAGCGGAACAGCCAGACCAAGGGCGCCACCTGCGACTTCGGCGGCACCGCCACCCTCTCCTCCGCCGACCCCA GCTCGGGGACCTGCAAATACCCTGCAACCGCAAG TGCTGCAGGGACTAGCACAGGGAACGGCACGGCGACAGGCACGGGCACCGGCACCAACTCTTCTTCCCCGGGCTCGACGAACCCAGCTACGCCCGGCATGGGAGGGAGCTTCACCACGCCGATCGGCAGCGCGTCCGGCCCTACGGCGAGCATCATAGGCCCGGAGAGCAGCGGTTTTGCCGCCGCTGCGGCCGCTTTTGCTGGCGTCCGCGGCCTCGTCGGCGTCGCCGTGGCCTCCGTCCTCGCTTTCTAG